One segment of Gemmatimonadota bacterium DNA contains the following:
- a CDS encoding DEAD/DEAH box helicase: protein FSHPLEFSSPSRMMNFNPFSAHVRRDYGYAGQVAHIEAIPAQEAKFDDDDCALHPAISGALKQQDIDRLYTHQADALAALTRGEDVVIVTATASGKTLCYQIPTLEALLSDPQATALYLFPTKALAQDQARGLARFGELNEQLKFSLGTYDGDTPSNQRKTLREEGRVILSNPDMLHQGVLPNHPRWARFFQNLRYVVLDEIHTYRGVFGSHVANVLRRLMRICAHYGTPPQFVCCSATIANPKEHAEALTGQPMCLIDRDGSPRGKRHFAFWNPPFLEGTTSDRRSSNTEARWLLGKLIHNRVQTIAFVRARTSAEVIYRYVQEDLSLVSQRLAGAIRAYRGGYLPAERREIERQLFEGELLGVVSTNALELGIDIGDLDAALIVGYPGSISSMWQQAGRAGRQSEESLVVFVAHNAPIDQFLMRDPAYFFGQSPEHATIDPNNPHLVVGHLRCALRELPVRGEEGEVMGEFTGALLEILSDEGMARQLNGQWFYSQSGYPAAEVGLRNISDLTYTIIDETESDPQVIGSLDEISAFFQIHTHAVYLHNGQTYFVDQLDTERKIARVSQKALDYYTQAVDETSIVVNDTEISGTWRVSDVYFGDVSVSSLVTMFKKVKFEDRDSIGWENLDLPERKLDTAACWIVPPQEGLNQCRRHRRVPSEGLKGIANVMGEVLPLFAMCDVMDIGTTVDSSNTGRPTAFVYDRHPGGIGFSEKAYEMIEDVITACWMVVSECECEAGCPSCVGAPLPPGNDGNTRGTIPDKEAALVLLHAMLEKEPYVPKHPRLEISIAGDVATHSDEKIPVRPLSANVEAKIRKKVKEFKR, encoded by the coding sequence GTTCTCTCACCCTTTGGAATTCAGCAGCCCTTCCCGCATGATGAATTTTAATCCATTTAGCGCGCATGTTCGCCGCGACTATGGGTATGCCGGTCAGGTAGCCCATATAGAAGCCATACCCGCGCAAGAAGCTAAATTCGATGATGATGACTGCGCGCTGCATCCCGCAATCTCCGGCGCCTTGAAACAGCAGGACATTGATAGGCTCTATACGCATCAGGCCGATGCTCTGGCCGCTCTGACGCGCGGTGAAGACGTAGTGATAGTAACGGCAACGGCGAGTGGAAAAACTCTGTGTTATCAGATACCCACACTGGAAGCCCTGCTATCCGACCCGCAGGCGACCGCGCTTTATCTCTTTCCGACCAAAGCACTGGCGCAGGACCAGGCGCGTGGACTGGCGCGGTTTGGCGAATTAAACGAACAATTGAAATTTTCCCTGGGCACTTACGACGGGGATACGCCGTCCAACCAGCGAAAAACACTGCGCGAAGAAGGACGGGTAATTCTGAGCAATCCCGATATGTTGCATCAGGGCGTATTGCCCAACCACCCGCGCTGGGCGCGTTTTTTTCAGAATTTGCGCTATGTGGTACTCGACGAAATACACACTTACCGGGGCGTCTTTGGCTCGCATGTAGCCAATGTATTGCGCCGCCTGATGCGAATTTGCGCGCACTATGGCACGCCCCCGCAATTCGTGTGCTGCTCGGCGACCATAGCAAATCCCAAAGAACACGCCGAAGCATTGACTGGACAGCCGATGTGCCTGATTGATCGGGATGGCTCCCCGAGAGGCAAACGCCATTTTGCGTTCTGGAATCCGCCTTTTCTGGAAGGCACCACGAGCGATCGGCGCAGTTCAAATACCGAGGCGCGCTGGTTGCTCGGCAAACTCATCCACAACAGAGTGCAAACCATTGCGTTTGTGAGAGCGCGCACATCCGCAGAAGTGATCTATCGCTATGTGCAAGAAGATCTATCACTGGTAAGCCAGCGGTTGGCAGGCGCAATTCGGGCTTATCGCGGCGGATATTTGCCTGCAGAACGGCGAGAAATTGAGCGACAGTTATTTGAAGGTGAGTTGCTCGGCGTGGTGAGTACCAACGCCCTGGAATTGGGCATTGATATTGGGGACCTGGATGCCGCGTTAATTGTGGGATATCCGGGCAGTATTTCCAGCATGTGGCAGCAAGCTGGGCGTGCTGGGCGGCAGTCCGAAGAATCGCTGGTGGTCTTTGTGGCGCACAACGCCCCCATCGATCAATTTTTGATGCGCGACCCGGCTTACTTTTTCGGACAATCGCCCGAACACGCGACCATTGATCCCAACAATCCGCATCTCGTCGTGGGACATCTGCGGTGTGCTTTGCGCGAATTGCCCGTGCGGGGCGAAGAAGGCGAAGTAATGGGAGAATTTACAGGTGCGCTGCTCGAGATCCTGTCAGATGAAGGCATGGCGCGCCAACTCAATGGACAGTGGTTTTACAGCCAATCGGGATATCCCGCAGCAGAGGTTGGGCTACGCAATATCAGCGATCTGACTTATACTATTATTGACGAGACAGAAAGTGACCCGCAGGTAATCGGTTCCCTTGATGAAATCAGCGCGTTTTTTCAGATACATACACACGCTGTATATTTACACAATGGGCAGACGTACTTTGTCGATCAACTCGACACAGAGCGCAAAATTGCGCGGGTAAGTCAAAAAGCACTGGATTATTATACCCAGGCAGTTGATGAGACGAGTATTGTCGTAAATGATACCGAAATATCGGGCACATGGCGCGTCAGTGACGTATATTTTGGCGACGTCTCAGTCTCGTCACTGGTAACGATGTTTAAAAAAGTAAAATTCGAAGACCGCGACAGCATTGGCTGGGAAAATCTCGATTTGCCAGAGCGCAAGCTCGATACAGCCGCCTGCTGGATCGTACCGCCCCAGGAAGGGCTGAACCAGTGTCGCCGACATCGCCGCGTGCCATCTGAAGGACTCAAAGGCATTGCTAATGTAATGGGAGAAGTACTCCCCCTGTTTGCAATGTGCGATGTCATGGATATTGGCACAACGGTAGATAGCTCCAATACGGGGCGTCCAACCGCATTTGTATATGACCGGCATCCGGGAGGCATTGGTTTTTCGGAAAAAGCTTATGAGATGATCGAAGATGTCATAACAGCCTGCTGGATGGTCGTATCTGAATGCGAATGTGAAGCGGGGTGTCCGTCATGTGTGGGCGCGCCATTGCCTCCCGGCAACGATGGCAATACGCGGGGAACGATTCCCGACAAAGAAGCCGCCCTCGTCTTGTTACATGCCATGCTGGAAAAAGAACCTTATGTACCCAAACATCCGCGTCTTGAAATATCCATCGCAGGTGATGTTGCTACTCACAGCGATGAAAAAATTCCCGTTCGGCCACTATCGGCAAATGTCGAGGCAAAAATTCGCAAAAAAGTAAAGGAATTTAAGCGATAA